The Impatiens glandulifera chromosome 8, dImpGla2.1, whole genome shotgun sequence genome includes a window with the following:
- the LOC124912438 gene encoding uncharacterized protein LOC124912438, with translation MGNCLVTQEKVIKVMKTDGKVLEYKAPIKVHEVLSDFAGHAISDRLPVIRHLQPDAVMVSNHLYYLLPLPKLSEQRREKKKVRFAVPEVETCQEGGVVRIKLVITKQELEIMLRGGVSVDDMLSHDQEQRKHQQKVNLNELHVSTILT, from the coding sequence ATGGGAAATTGTTTAGTCACTCAAGAGAAAGTAATCAAGGTTATGAAAACAGATGGAAAAGTACTTGAATACAAGGCACCAATTAAAGTCCATGAAGTATTATCAGATTTTGCTGGTCATGCAATATCTGACAGACTTCCAGTCATCCGGCATCTACAGCCGGATGCTGTCATGGTTAGCAATCACCTTTACTACCTATTACCTCTTCCAAAGCTGTCAGAGCAACGGCGAGAAAAGAAAAAGGTTAGATTTGCAGTTCCTGAGGTGGAAACATGCCAAGAAGGTGGAGTTGTCAGGATTAAGCTAGTTATCACCAAACAAGAACTGGAGATCATGTTAAGAGGAGGAGTTTCAGTAGATGACATGCTTTCTCATGATCAAGAACAGAGGAAACACCAACAGAAAGTAAACCTGAATGAACTTCATGTTTCTACAATATTAACATAG
- the LOC124912170 gene encoding replication protein A 14 kDa subunit B-like, with product MDTSNPAVFVNAELLRMYMGRKVRTVIQVIRVDGGNNSVIGKSTDGRELVVKGSPPRSLTTFVEVIGIADSNQSIVAEKWTNFGDSFDSNNYNQLSILANGEYKHLFI from the exons ATGGACACTTCAAACCCTGCAGTTTTTGTAAACGCCGAGCTTCTGCGTATGTATATGGGGCGAAAAGTTAGGACAGTTATTCAGGTTATTCGAGTTGACGGAGGTAATAACAGTGTTATTGGAAAGTCAACAGACGGAAGAGAATTGGTTGTGAAAGGCTCCCCGCCTCGATCATTGACGACTTTTGTTGAAGTCATTGGTATCGCAGACAGTAACCAGTCTATTGTCGCCGAAAAATGGACCAATTTTGGCGACAGTTTCG ATAGCAACAACTACAACCAGCTCTCTATACTTGCTAATGGGGAGTATAAACACTTATTTatctaa
- the LOC124911173 gene encoding uncharacterized protein LOC124911173: MANPYEDNKTFPAVDVNDVLDPGSKKDFEVDPISAEVATTLEIKDIKERVNKAVQEEEEENNDVLRHLKSTIIVSAIVVAVAGAIFAITKKLREK; this comes from the exons ATGGCGAACCCCTATGAAGACAACAAAACTTTCCCGGCCGTTGATGTCAATGACGTTCTTGATCCGGGCAGCAAGAAGGATTTTGAGGTCGATCCTATTTCCGCCGAAGTAGCTACTACATTGGAGATTAAGGATATTAAG GAACGAGTGAACAAAGCTGTacaagaagaagaggaggaaaataACGATGTCTTGCGACACCTGAAATCGACAATAATTGTGTCGGCTATTGTGGTGGCAGTTGCTGGAGCAATATTTGCTATAACCAAGAAACTCAGAGAGAAATGA
- the LOC124911867 gene encoding cell division protein FtsZ homolog 2-1, chloroplastic-like: MSIFPSVHITPMENRAPTCLLSHFGRVGNLKVLPFSRHFKCSANNSHRINQYYSKDPFPDLRPEVFMFKGEGGSKVVKPNKDSSSGSITENLIDSLDLHKYNGAKIKVIGVGGGGSNAVNRMIESKMKGVEFWIVNTDAQAIRISPAFPEYRLQIGQELTRGLGAGGNPDIGMNAANESKETIQRAVSNADMVFVTAGMGGGTGTGGAPVIAGIAKSMGILTVGIVTTPFSFEGRRRTVQAQEGIAALRDNVDTLIVIPNDKLLTAVSPSTPVTEAFNLADDILRQGVRGISDIITIPGLVNVDFADVRAIMANAGSSLMGIGSATGKNRARDAALSAIQSPLLDIGIERATGIVWNITGGNDLTLFEVNAAAEVIYDLVDPSANLIFGAVIDPTLSGQVSITLIATGFKRQEETERRPAQANQIDMGRPSMYGEGGISVEIPEFLRKKGKSRYPRV, translated from the exons ATGTCAATCTTTCCATCAGTTCACATTACACCTATGGAGAATCGAGCTCCTACATGTTTATTATCTCACTTTGGAAGAGTTGGTAACCTGAAGGTTCTTCCATTTTCGCGACATTTTAAATGTTCAGCTAATAATTCTCATAGAATCAATCAATACTATAGTAAAGATCCTTTTCCAGATTTACGTCCTGAGGTATTTATGTTTAAAGGTGAGGGTGGTAGCAAAGTAGTTAAACCTAATAAAGACAGTTCCAGTGGAAGTATAACCGAGAATTTGATAGATTCGTTGGATCTTCATAAATATAATGGAGCTAAAATCAAAGTCATTGGTGTCGGAGGTGGTGGGTCGAATGCTGTCAATAGAATGATAGAAAGTAAAATGAAAGGTGTGGAGTTTTGGATAGTAAACACTGATGCTCAAGCGATACGAATATCTCCTGCGTTTCCTGAGTACAGATTACAGATTGGCCAAGAGCTAACCAGAGGACTTGGTGCTGGTGGAAACCCTGATATTGGTATGAATGCTGCTAACGAAAGCAAAGAAACGATACAAAGAGCTGTTTCCAATGCAGACATGGTCTTTGTAACG GCTGGGATGGGAGGAGGAACAGGAACAGGTGGGGCTCCAGTTATTGCAGGCATTGCCAAATCTATGGGCATTTTGACTGTTGGCATCGTGACAACTCCATTCTCCTTTGAGGGAAGAAGGAGAACCGTACAAGCTCAAGAAGGGATTGCAGCTTTGAGAGACAATGTGGATACACTGATTGTCATCCCAAACGACAAGCTGTTGACTGCGGTTTCCCCTTCAACCCCAGTAACTGAAGCATTTAACCTGGCAGATGATATTCTACGACAAGGCGTTCGTGGAATCTCCGACATAATTACA ATCCCTGGATTGGTGAATGTGGACTTTGCTGATGTGCGAGCTATCATGGCAAATGCAGGCTCATCATTGATGGGCATAGGATCTGCAACAG GGAAGAACCGTGCAAGAGATGCTGCATTAAGTGCTATACAGTCACCATTGTTGGATATAGGTATAGAGAGGGCAACAGGAATTGTGTGGAATATAACTGGAGGCAATGATTTAACTTTGTTTGAG GTGAATGCTGCAGCAGAGGTTATCTATGATCTTGTAGATCCTAGTGCTAACTTGATATTTGGAGCAGTCATAGATCCAACATTATCTGGTCAA GTTAGCATAACTCTGATCGCGACTGGATTTAAACGACAAGAAGAAACAGAAAGGAGGCCTGCTCAG GCAAATCAAATAGACATGGGAAGACCTTCCATGTATGGTGAAGGTGGTATTTCTGTAGAGATTCCAGAGTTCTTGAGGAAGAAAGGGAAGTCTCGATATCCAAGAGTTTGA
- the LOC124912251 gene encoding signal recognition particle 54 kDa protein, chloroplastic-like, producing the protein MEVTLPFSTSISRHFSATSTHSTVSYAVISNSRRSSAIFNSFSSGNSFTREIWSSVNSKNVIVKREMKGVVRAEMFGQLTSGLEAAWNKLKGEEVLTTENIAEPMRDIRRALLEADVSLPVVKRFIQSVSDQAVGAGVIRGVKPDQQLVKIVNDELVKLMGGDVSELVFSKSSPTVILLAGLQGVGKTTVCAKLALYLKKQGKSCMMIAGDIYRPAAIDQLSILGKQVDVPVYTADAGVKPAEIARKGLEEAKRNKVDVVIMDTAGRLQIDTPMMNELKDVKKALNPTEVLLVVDAMTGQEAAGLVTTFNLEIGITGAILTKLDGDSRGGAALTIKEVSGKPIKLVGRGERMEDLEPFYPSRMAGRVLGMGDVLSFVEKAQEVMRQEDAEELQNKIKSSKFDFNDFLKQTRAVAQMGSMSRVIGMIPGMGKISPAQIREAEKNVKIMESMIEAMTPEEREKPELLAESLSRRKRIAKDSGRTEQQVSQVVAQLFQMRLRMKNLLGVMEGGSLPNMSNLQEALKAEQQAPPPGAAKKRKAESRKQFTDKGDSRTSPRGFGAKT; encoded by the exons ATGGAAGTTACCTTACCTTTCTCAACTTCCATTTCCCGCCACTTCTCTGCAACTTCGACTCATTCAACCGTCTCGTATGCCGTCATCTCCAACTCCAGAAGATCATCCGCCATTTTCAATTCATTCTCTTCAGGAAACTCATTCACT AGAGAGATATGGAGCTCGGTGAATTCCAAAAACGTTATTGTAAAGCGAGAGATGAAAGGTGTTGTCAGGGCTGAAATGTTTGGTCAGTTGACGAGTGGACTTGAAGCAGCTTGGAATAAGCTCAAAGGAGAAG AGGTCTTGACAACAGAGAATATTGCGGAACCAATGCGAGACATCAGAAGGGCACTTTTGGAAGCTGAT GTAAGCCTTCCAGTTGTTAAAAGGTTTATACAATCCGTCAGTGACCAGGCTGTTGGTGCTGGTGTGATTCGAGGAGTGAAACCAGATCAGCAATTGGTCAAG ATTGTAAATGATGAACTGGTTAAATTGATGGGAGGAGATGTATCTGAATTGGTATTTTCGAAATCAAGCCCTACTGTAATTCTATTGGCTGGACTCCAAGGTGTTGGGAAAACGACGGTTTGTGCAAAGTTGGCATTGTATCTCAAGAAGCAG GGTAAAAGTTGCATGATGATTGCTGGAGATATATACAGACCAGCTGCAATTGACCAACTCTCCATTTTAGGCAAACAG GTGGATGTCCCTGTTTATACAGCAGATGCTGGAGTTAAGCCAGCAGAGATAGCTCGGAAAGGTCTAGAAGAGGCGAAGCGGAATAAAGTAGATGTAGTCATCATGGATACAGCCGGAAGACTTCAG ATTGACACGCCAATGATGAATGAATTGAAAGACGTTAAGAAGGCACTAAATCCTACAGAGGTTTTGCTTGTTGTGGATGCAATGACTGGTCAAGAAGCTGCAG GTTTGGTCACAACATTCAATCTTGAAATCGGAATTACGGGTGCCATTTTGACAAAACTAGATGGTGATTCTAGAGGTGGAGCAGCCTTGACCATAAAAGAG GTTTCAGGAAAACCAATCAAACTTGTGGGACGAGGGGAACGGATGGAGGACCTTGAACCCTTTTACCCAAGTCGCATGGCTGGACGTGTTCTGGGAATGGGAGATGTTCTCTCATTTGTAGAGAAGGCACAAGAAGTT ATGCGTCAAGAAGATGCTGAGGAATTGCAGAATAAGATCAAGAGTTCAAAATTTGACTTTAATGATTTTCTCAAGCAAACTCGTGCTGTTGCACAAATGGGTTCCATGAGTCGTGTTATTGGAATGATTCCTGGCATGGGAAAG ATAAGTCCTGCTCAAATTCGTGAAGCTGAGAAGAATGTAAAGATAATGGAATCTATGATTGAGGCCATGACCCCTG aggaaagagagaaaccAGAGCTTCTTGCTGAATCACTTTCTCGGAGGAAGCGGATTGCTAAAGATTCTGGCAGGACTGAGCAGCAG GTGAGCCAAGTTGTTGCACAACTGTTCCAAATGCGTCTTCGAATGAAGAATCTGCTCGGTGTAATGGAAGGCGGATCTCTTCCTAACATGAGCAATCTACAGGAGGCTCTTAAAGCTGAACAGCAG GCTCCTCCTCCCGGTGCTGCGAAAAAGAGGAAAGCAGAATCCAGGAAGCAGTTTACCGACAAAGGAGACAGTAGGACAAGCCCCCGTGGCTTTGGCGCAAAAACCTGA
- the LOC124912708 gene encoding alpha carbonic anhydrase 1, chloroplastic-like, giving the protein MAFPIQFQFQFQLFLFATLSIIVHGHGMSEEGLGFSYTAEKNGPEKWGSISDDYSTCQSGESQSPIDIIVKETTENKNLKTLTRKYKAVEATFINHKYMLELHLGNAGGFNFDGKDYTLKQIHWHTPSEHTIDGQQYDAEGHLVHVASDGSKAVIAILYQIGNADPIIAKLQGKLKELAKEKCGPNEISHIPAGKFNTQKLERNTRKYYHYVGSLTSPPCSETLNWIILGKVRSISKKQVELLQDPLDSTCKKNNRPVQPMNGRQVALYSESH; this is encoded by the exons ATGGCTTTCCCgatccaattccaatttcagtTTCAGTTATTCCTTTTCGCCACTTTATCGATTATTGTTCATGGCCATGGCATGTCCGAGGAgg GTTTAGGATTCTCATACACGGCCGAAAAAAATGGCCCTGAAAAATGGGGAAGCATAAGCGATGATTATTCCACATGTCAATCCGGAGAATCGCAATCCCCAATAGACATCATTGTCAAAGAAACAACAGAAAACAAGAATTTGAAAACACTGACAAGGAAGTATAAGGCTGTTGAAGCTACATTCATCAATCACAAATACATGCTTGag TTGCATTTGGGTAATGCTGGAGGATTTAACTTTGATGGGAAAGATTACACATTGAAGCAAATTCATTGGCACACCCCTTCCGAGCATACCATTGATGGACAACA ATATGATGCAGAGGGTCATCTTGTTCATGTAGCTTCAGATGGTAGTAAGGCAGTTATTGCAATACTTTACCAGATTGGGAATGCTGATCCCATCATTGCTaag TTACAAGGTAAGTTGAAAGAATTGGCAAAGGAAAAATGTGGACCAAATGAGATATCTCATATTCCTGCTGGAAAATTCAACACTCAAAAGTTAGAAAGGAATACTCGCAAGTATTATCATTATGTTGGCTCACTTACTAGTCCTCCTTGCTCTGAGACTCTCAATTGGATCATCCTTGGCAAG GtaagatcaatttcaaaaaaacaGGTGGAACTTCTGCAGGACCCACTGGATTCCACGTGTAAGAAAAACAACAGACCGGTCCAACCAATGAATGGACGACAAGTGGCTCTGTACAGTGAATCCCACTAG